The following DNA comes from Solea solea chromosome 6, fSolSol10.1, whole genome shotgun sequence.
CGTGAGGCTTCAGCCATGGAAGAAGATTCCATCAGTGtttttgataaatgaatgacattgtgtttctttttcctaTCATAGAAGTAacttagaaaaaacaaaaagaagtcagaaaaaaaagtcattatttcAGAAAAACAACGCCATCAAAACCTAAACAAATCAGGAAAATTATCCATTATCTCTTGACAAAAAGGATTTTTCTTCACAGATACTTCAAACGTTTATGCTTCCCATTATTTCAATAAATcaggaaaaacacaagacaacagaTGCTGCCGAGATGTCATCCGACCAACACGCGGTCGTCGTGTCTTGACTGTGGACATGAAACCAGACTGAGGATCAgatctgcaaaaaaaaggaaagatgtCTTTAGAATTAAGGTTGAAGATAAATTCTAATTTAATGAAGTCACTTTTTCCCCACAGACAAACGAGAGTAAACGTAAATGAgcagatttttcttttactaAAGATTTAACTTTAAAAGTTGTGGTTCACATATCAACGTCAATGTTAAGTTTGACACTCTTCCCAGCACCTTAAATAACttcataaatatattaaaaaaagacacgttcaaaatgattatttcatgtaaagaaaaaaaaagatcacatcATGTCGTAAGACTAATGATGTAAGACAAAAACAATTCCTATTTGTATGAAAGGTGCGTTATAAATAAAGTCtttgattgatttaaaaacattttggatAAGTATTAAGTGAGGTGTGTTATTTCAAACATACAGACCTTATTTTTTAGCAGAAACTTCagcattaaattaaataaaaaagtttctTTATTTGGGAAAATTCTGCTCATATGTTCGGggacccccccaaaaaaaatctcgACCCAtatgtgggtcccgacccagtctttgggaaccactggacTTTCTTTCTGACAATTTATTCAcatagtgaaataaataaaaacacaaaatctaaACTTGAACGCTTGATGCGAGTCTTCATGCTGCTCTAGTACTTTACATAGTCAAATATTTAAGAATCCTAATATAATTGATAAATATAAGAGAAATAATATAATTGAATATAATTGAACTATAACTTGGTGATGACTTTATGTAAATCAGgtgctttttaatttaaatggtgTTGCAGTAAAGCGTCAAACACAGTCTTTCCTGCGTGCACATTAAAGCTGCACGTGTGGGTCTGTTGTGTGTCCCCCCCGTGGACGAGAGCAGGACAAGCGTACTTACACTTTATTGTCTATCCTCCGCGGCTCCTCCTCTGGAATCTGCTCCCAGATTTTGTAGTCCACGTACAGGACCCTGTCCAGGTCCTTCCCGGTCAGGATGCACGTCTGCCAGCGGCACAGAGGACAGCAGATGGTGCGGATGCAATCCTCCTGCTTGGATATTTTCTGCAGACAGTGGACGCAGAAGGTGTGTTTGCAGTGGAGGAGGAGCGGGACGCGGCTCCTGCGGTAGAACTCATGGCAGCACACGATGCACTCCAGGTCCGCTTGGTCCGCTTGGTCCACCGCGGTGAAGTTTTGTGAAGACATTGTTTGTGAGAACCTGCAGCAGAGGcacgttttttttaagtataaaGAAGAATATAAGCAACGTTTGACTTGAATGAATGCTCTGAAATAATAAGTATTTAAAAGTATACTCACTTAAAGACTGACCGGCTGGAAGACGCTCGCTCAGGTTTGtctttgagctgctgctgcagtgactgTGTGACGTCCCCTGTGGGCTCAGGTGTTTTTAAAGCAGCCCGTGCTCATTCAGTCACCGCACCTGTTCTGTCACGCTCACGCTTGTTTCTGAGGAAGTGACTGAAGAgcgtgttgtttttctgtggaaGAGCTCAGCGCTgctgcatgctgctgctgctgctgctcacgtCACTTTGCATGACTCATTATTTTCACATAAAATCCTTTACTAGAGATTTTAACTGACATTTCATTTGCAATATCATTTGATAAAAGTTAGGGTCACTCCTGCATCTGTGTGTCTACTTGTTTCCAACATGTGTGcgtgacatttttaatttgcatagatagtcagtcagtcagtcagtatctaccgcttaatcctccaccagagggtcgcggggggtgctgtgccaatctcagctccatcgggcgataggcggggtacaccctggacacttcccagtccatcacagggccacacacacacacacacacacatagagacaaacaaccattcactctcacactcactcctatggtcaatttacagtgtccaatttaccctaatccccacattgcatgtttttggactgtgggaggaagccggagaacccggagagtaCCCAcgcgcacacggggagaacctgctaggcgagagtgctaaccactataccaccgtgtggccctttgcatagataacaaaaacaatgacaatttaCACTAGCGCTGAAAAGTGAATcctattttaaattaaaatcactaTTTGAATGTAACTGCAaatgtttatgttcatttaaaatgctAACGATACACACTTCAGATACAGAATCTCACATATAAGTCatgtagggctgaaacaattactctatTATTAACCACTTAATACATGTAAACCAGGGGTcgccaacctttttgagaccgagagctacgtgaagggtagagaataatgtggagggctaccatattaacattttatgcaatttacgatttaaatgaagaatattatgcattcaattgcatacacattaattccagtgcttactcctaatgattatcacagtttttataaacaatatcaaggacattttactcagtgatcatatggatacatgcaagtgaggtgaagtgaaatgagcccgcgggcacctcgttggctgctcgcgggctaccaggtgcccgcgggcaccacgttggttaCCCCTGATGTAAACTATTCTGACACTTGGTTTATCAATTTGAgcggtttttttgttttgttttttaagagttaaaacaagttttcaagattattcagcttcttaaatgtgagaattttctggtttcatttccatgtttgagaaacactgaggaACGTTTGATGAACCAAACAATTATTCGACAGATCGAGAAAATGATCTACAGATCAATcaataaaatagaaaagaaaaacacaaagatatttaaaaataacaatgatgtacagacaaaaaaatgttggtttatTTCATGGTTCCTATAGTTAGTGGAACTATAGTGGTCAGCTACGCCacttcactgcagctttaaatcgaCAATTTCAAAAGTTAAAGCGctgaacaaatgtattagaccacacAATGCAAGGTTTGCATTGGTAATAATCAAAATCATTtcttatgtttctgtaatggttaatactcCAGTAAGCTCTTTAACTGAAACGatattttaatgctaaaatataattattgttatccatgaattttcaaatgtactgttttacaaacaaaaaacagaaacaaataaagcacatgattatttcttgattaagtcGTCAAATTATAGCTATTTACTTggattcctgaacagaaacatgaTTTTTAATGGTTGAATGTGTCGCTTCTGGCTCAACTttgttatttaacattttgttaAGCACTGAAGATTAataatgtgtcaaaaaacaaaagatatttTTGATATTTGGTTCCAATTGTTGATTCAGACATGAAGAAGCAGCGGGGAAGGTTTTCTAAAACGCCCCGCCAAGCAGGgttatttatttgcatgtaCTATGAAAACATTATGTCACACAAGATTAACTGAAGCATGGAAATGTAGGCATTTGCTGTATAATCACACAAACGCACTCCCATCCTCATCAtcgagttgtttttttttgttgttgccagGAAAAGAAGAACAATAAAAAGCCAATCATCTGCCTTctgatcatttttgttttacccTGTCGAAACATTACATACACAAGAGAACCATCTTTACTAAAATGCAATGCACAACAGTAAATTATCAGCAATTAATGCGAGTCCGGTCCACggcctgcctgtgtgtgtgtgtgtgtgcgtgtgtgtgtgtgtgtctgtccataCACACACGTCTCCTCAGAACCATGACAGACAAAGCCAGGCAGGCTCtataaataaagagaaagaaaaagatgtttttttgaaaaaaatataatatacagacACAAAACGTTGCTTTATTCCATGTGTCTCCTTATTTGGACCTATATAGAGTGGGCTAGGCAGAATCTTAACTAAAAGGTACTTGTCTGTGTGGGACACTGCTTTGCTCATGGGTTGACTGGAATGAATACCCGGTCTGATGTCAGACTTTTACCAGTGTATCACAACGGCTCGTGAGACAAGACGTTGCCAAGTTTCGTTTCTCCACGTTTTCCCTCCCCCCCTCGTCGTCAACTCCGCCCATCAACTCTCAACAGAATTCTAAAGATGATATCTTCCTCCTGGAACATGAGACACGAAGTTAGCAGAGAATTAAACCCAAACGCCcattattaatgtattaattaGCCTGAggggcaaaaaaataaaaataaaaaaggaacaaaaaattTAAATCACATAAGAGGTGATGGTTTGAAACTTGATTTATATCAGATTTCTACACGTCGTGTCTCGGTTGTTTACGTGACGTAAGAAAGAAACAATAATCGCGTTAGTGTGatgacttttaaaaatgtcctgATATGTTTTTATGCAGACCCAAACTGTTCCCAGCTTTGATTTGGATTTTGGCTTTGATTTGGAAGTTGTCAAACAAGTAAAATGCAAAATTCTGAAATCCAGGCTGGTGCAATTTTGCTCTGCTGAATCAaatcttttttatatttcttaaGTTTCAAAATGTCGCTTGACATGCTTCCACCCAGCTTCAGCGAAACTGTCTAATACTAACCAAGCGAGTTCTGTTGGTATCCTGGGATTAAGGGCATTAGTCGAGATAATGTTGTAGTTTATCTGGAAACATACTGAGTGTGAAAGCTGTGGCTCAACACGACACACAGCATGTGACCAAGTCTTTACATCCACCAATCAGAGGAGTTTGTAGAGTGAGATCATGCATCTCTATTTATCCCCATTTCAACAAAAATCAGTTGCTGCAAACGTGTTTCTGCCGCGCAGTTACCAAAGGATTGATTATGTTTGGACACAGAGTGGACACTCGTCTGCCTGAAACACgtgaatggagaaaataatgggTAATACTTCAGGACCAACGACTTCACCTAAACCCCACTTTTGATTTCGCTCTGCAACAGCGCCACCCTGAGGAGCCTTTGTGATAATGAATAATGAGGGGCCTTTGCTGGGCTAATGTTAGAATAATGtacaattaaagaaagaaacaacctttttttccactgatgtTCATGACAGCGCAGGAGAACAAtggttacattttatttcacctcAGAAAAGCACATTTCTGTTGTAACCAGTCGTCCAACGTGGCGACACCACAAACTACGACCCTCGGTTTCACACTCTTCCACAACCCATGAGCCAAGTTTGTTCCTATCGCTGACATGAACCTCTGACGCAGAGATTGGATCACAACCGTTTCAATGAGCCCCTCAAAcccgcccccccacccccccagctCTACTGATGTCCCCACTCCTCCTTCCCCTCTCAGTCCTTCCTGGGTGGGTTTGGCTTTGAGATCCCATCTAAAAGTCGATGGTGGTCGTAGTGGTTGAGTGGACGGGGGGCTTTAAACAGGACTGAACAGCGCCCCCCCCCTCCACATAGAGTGTGTTTGTAGAATTTGGAGTCCACTAGCCTGCAGGGGGATCTTTGCCCTACAACGCCAGCTCCTCTCACTCCTGCGCTATGCTCCTCAGCACGTACTTGACCGTGTAGGCAAACGCTGCAAAGCCTACAATCACAAACAAGTTGGCCAGAGCTCCACCTAGAAGTCCATGGTTACGATGGGCCTGCTGCAGACCAGGGGCGGGGTTGGCTGCCCCCAGGGGGACAGGGCCCCCGTTGAGGGCGGGTAGGCCATAGTGGGCGTGTTGAGGGTCACCGTCAGGCACCACGTCGGGTAAAGGGAGGGGCTGCGTGCGGGCACTTAACTCCTCCTGGGCcttctgtttctgcttcatCTCCTGAAGGGATGAGAGCAAAGACATGAGAGAATAGTAGGCCAACAAAGAACCAGAGATATATTATACCATTTAAAACCGTAGtgcatcatttttaaatacaaacacatccGTTATTTCACACCAttgttcacacaatgctgatgaactgtcagctccacacgactctctcagTATAGTGTTTGCATtcccgcactgcacacaggaagggatttgttttatgttaagacagacagagacttgGTTGacttcaaattcaaggacttttcaggaCCAATGCCATCTTTTGCTTGTTCATGTCTTTGGTGAGGTCCCTGGCACAGCTGGcacaacaggaaactcaagtctTTTGAACTATCACCAGAAAATAttgcatgcttttttttttgattgactGACTCATATAGCCTTTGATTGATTCATATAATCATTCATATCATTCACATACAGTCAAATTGAACGCTATGGTAATTAGCCTGTTGATGTCTAATTAAAAGGTAGACATGAACAGAACGTTTTtgcgttttgttgttttaatagtctaacatttttaaaacaataaatacacatatatttagGAAAAGTCAGGGACCCATGGTCTCATATGTTCAATTTCAACAAGGTTATCACCAtacaaaaatcagaaacagtCAAAATGACCCCCCTTGGTAGTTAAAGCGTTAACAAGATATTGTTCAATATTTCTGGAAATGTTGCTACACTATTCGTTTGGTGTGTATATTCATTTTTAAGTGGTTTAAATTCTGAAATTCTAAGTTGCTGTGAAAGCCCATAATATTTTCCTACTTCTCTCTTTTGATGCAAATGCACAGTTGATGTCATTAGCCCTGCCCcctctcttttgtgttttttcaacaATTGATGATGAATGTGGATCATGAGATGACTGCGGCGATGAGCTGTGACTTGCAACAAATTTCTGAGTGTTTTATCAAACTAGAGATCGTCCAAACTGGTTTCACACTGGGTGAGTATGAATACACTTAAAAACCAAACTGTGGTTACATGTACTgtaacattttggtttgtgcttCTTAAAATGTGCCTTCCCTTAAAAAAGGTTCAAAAACCCTGACTTCATCAAAGTTGGAAGCTAACCCATTGACCCACAGCAACTACAAACAGACTATGATGGTGGAATTACTTTAGTTACGGTTCAACAAGAGTTAATAAAGAAGAACTGCATTGATAACATCTGTTGTTTGTCGTTACCATAAATAATGTCTAATAGCCACCCGCATGACAGTCAGTAGCACACTGCAGCTTAATCCAACTGTGTCTAGTATATTCTCTCTggttcagacagaaaaatgtggCCACAGTCGTAATCTAATGTGAACTCAGCTTCAGGGATCAGCACATACTTACATCAACTACATCAGGAAACAGCTCACAGAACACTTTATCCTTCAGGTTGAAGGCCAGGCTTTGGGCCGACAGCTGTCttttctgtggaaaaaaatattgcaaCATATATTAAATATCcgactgtatgtttgtgtcactgctctgtgttcatgatgttttttttttgccattttaaaatattattatttaacttatCAGCCTGGTATTACTGATGTGTCCAAAATTAttgaatcagtagcaactggacATGTAGATTTCTTGATGACTTCTTATAACACAAGTTTacaaaaagaaatgtctttGATAGATGAGAAATTTTAAAAATTAATTTTGTTAGCCAAAGATTATATGAAAAAGTTTGATTAAAGACTCACAagtacagacaaaaacaaacacacaaaacaaatgaaacaaacatttatgaATTAAGACTTTAAATCAAGAATAGATTAATGTTTAAACAatttttgtgcatcatttatattttaatgagaTGGCTTGAGAACAAAATAattaaccaaaataaaaaaatactaacATCTTATACAGTtaggtatgtatatatattatggACAAAGGCACACATATTGTAATTTTGCCTCTGTACACCACTACAATGAATATGAAAGGAAACAATCAAGATGTGAATAAAGTGTGGACTCTTAACTTTAATTTGAGGGattgaacaaaaacattgcATTAACTGTTGAGAAATTATAAGAATTGTCCATTTTCAGGGGCACTGAAATAATTGTGCAATTGCCTAAAAAGCTGTTTCATGGACAAGTGTGGCCCGTTACCTCACTATTCTGTCAGAACAAGACCTAAAGCCGATTGCATGTGTTTAATTTGCATTTGTTGGCTTTTCACTGAAAGTATCAATGAGGCCAAAAGAGCTGACAAGTGAAGACGGCCATTATTCAGCTGAGACAACAACATAAACAGATATATAGCAAAAATGTTAGAAGTGGCCAAATTAGGAATTTGGCACATTCTTAAATagaagaaattaaaaaacaccAAAAGACCTGGAAGACCACATAAAACGAGGGGATTACCCCTTGTCAAGAACAAACTTGAGGAGGTAGATGTGTCATTATCAAAAGTCTACTATcagaataatataaatataaaatattaaaaatattcttCAGACCGATGAAACAAAGATGAACTTGTACCACAACGATGGGAAGACAAAAGTGTGGAGAAGGAAAGGAACAGCTCATGATCCAAAGCATACACGGCATCAGTCAACCATGGAGGAGGCCTCACCAGGCTCACTTGTGTTTGTTGATGATGTGACTGCTGATAGAAGTAGCAGGAGGAATTCTGAAGTGTACAGGATTATAATTGTCATTGCTGAGATTCAGCTAAACGCTGCAAAACTGATAGGACGGCATTTCCCATTAAAAATGGATAATGACCCAAAACATACTGCAAAAGGGAGACAAGGGCTTTAAGGCCTGGCAAAGCATGTCCAAACTCAGTATTTGGCAATGTCCATGGGTAACAACCTTTGCAGCTGCAAAGGATTTTTAACCAAGTATTTTATTTATCGTGATTTGAGTTTGGCAATATTATTTCCAAGGCCCCTGATAATGGACAATAATGTATGAAAATGCTTGTAATTTCTCAACGGTTAATGAGATTTTTCTTGTTCAATCCCTCAAATTAAAACAGAGTGCActctttaatcacatttaatttCAAATTCATTGTGGTATAGAGGCTAAATGACAAAATCTTGACAAAGTCTTTGTCCATATACATACGTAAGTGTACTTGCTGCaatgatttataaataaatatatttatacaattgattttaaatttatttcatttcattttgtataaTTTGCCCAGAGAAAAACCTCTGTAATTTAAACCCACTGTGTAGTCCGAGGTCTCAATGCTCCCGAGGGTGGGGCCTTTTTCAACCATGAAGCTGAGCAGACCTGTGAGGATGGTAGAGACGGACCACGCAGGGTTCCATGTGTCTGGATGGAAGTCTGTGATGGACAAACATAAtctgtaggaaaaaaaaacatgcacaaacagacaaaaaataaGAACCAGGGTCTTTCCAAAACAACCTTCTTTAAATCCTGAAATCTCAATTCATCAATATTATTACCTTGTATTACACTTGAATCTCCCATTGGGTGTGATCATATAGATACTTGGTGGTTTAAAGGGAAACTCCCGTGGAAATATAAGTTTCCCATGATAATATCCTCCTATGAAAGAGAgatgagggttagggttgtgAAATGTGATAAAACAATCTGCGTCAACAAACCACAAAGATCAGCATGTTTAGTCTTGTTCCATAAATAGACCGTCAGGAGTTTTTACCTTCATATGGTGTTTTCTCAGGACCTCTCACTACATAGTGCCTGCAGAAGACAggaaagatttattttaaaacaaagctAATAAAATATGGTAAATGGTAAACTGAACACAGCCTATGTAAAGTGCCATGAATAatgcatgttgtgatttggcgcaatacaaataaaataaaataaattaaaaaaataaatgtgtaaataaatataaaatttgATTTATAATTGTATCCTTTTTTTGAAGACCTTACCATTCTAAGATGTTAGAGGGTAGAGGTTCTGCACAGATGTAAGGCACAGGGTCTTTCTTTATCCTGAGGTAATCCTGCTTAAGTCGCTGAGTGGCTGTGGTTGGAGCTCTCTTATTCCCGTTGCTGTTCATCTGAGGATTTAGAAGATgtgaaaaaagaagagactgtTATTTATCTTGCCATTTTAGGTCTTTTAGTGTCTTAGTGTGGGGTCAAATCAGATTGTATTATTTCAACTGTGGGACTTTaaactgtttttgtgtcatttaacgCAACTGTGTAAACTGATTAGTTGCAGTTGGGATTCATTAACCTATAACAAATGCCCGGTTTAtgt
Coding sequences within:
- the LOC131461248 gene encoding RING finger protein 224-like; translation: MSSQNFTAVDQADQADLECIVCCHEFYRRSRVPLLLHCKHTFCVHCLQKISKQEDCIRTICCPLCRWQTCILTGKDLDRVLYVDYKIWEQIPEEEPRRIDNKVSDPQSGFMSTVKTRRPRVGRMTSRQHLLSCVFPDLLK
- the ube2j2 gene encoding ubiquitin-conjugating enzyme E2 J2 isoform X1; translated protein: MMNSNGNKRAPTTATQRLKQDYLRIKKDPVPYICAEPLPSNILEWHYVVRGPEKTPYEGGYYHGKLIFPREFPFKPPSIYMITPNGRFKCNTRLCLSITDFHPDTWNPAWSVSTILTGLLSFMVEKGPTLGSIETSDYTKRQLSAQSLAFNLKDKVFCELFPDVVDEMKQKQKAQEELSARTQPLPLPDVVPDGDPQHAHYGLPALNGGPVPLGAANPAPGLQQAHRNHGLLGGALANLFVIVGFAAFAYTVKYVLRSIAQE
- the ube2j2 gene encoding ubiquitin-conjugating enzyme E2 J2 isoform X2, which produces MNSNGNKRAPTTATQRLKQDYLRIKKDPVPYICAEPLPSNILEWHYVVRGPEKTPYEGGYYHGKLIFPREFPFKPPSIYMITPNGRFKCNTRLCLSITDFHPDTWNPAWSVSTILTGLLSFMVEKGPTLGSIETSDYTKRQLSAQSLAFNLKDKVFCELFPDVVDEMKQKQKAQEELSARTQPLPLPDVVPDGDPQHAHYGLPALNGGPVPLGAANPAPGLQQAHRNHGLLGGALANLFVIVGFAAFAYTVKYVLRSIAQE